CATTAAACACCCCAATTTTTAAGCTAAAGTGAAGAGTACTATTAAATTCCATTAATTTATAGgtaaaataaatggaaaaaattaaaatctgagAAGAGTGAAATTTTATTGTTCAAATCAACAAATTAAGACTATCGAATTTTAAGTTCTCAAGTCAATCTTACACCAATTTTTGTGTTCATTGACGGTGTTCTATGATACTTTATAGGCCAGTTATTGACCAAAGCTTCACTTGCTTGGGGATGCAATACACTTCGGCTTCATTTGCATCAGCTATCATGAACGCCGTACCTTCTGTAACCTTTGTGCTAGCAGTAATTCTCAGGTGacattcaattttctttttaaagcaGAATATATGATACTTTAATTACTAACTAAATCCCAAGAGACAATAGCAAGTAATATTCCCAACATCACATGCATGGcttttcattttgtaaaaagGTTGGGGGTACCTTGTACCCTTCtaaaatgttttcattttggCATGTATGCATGCTTTTTCTTTTACGTCTAAACATCACATCCTTTATCTTTCAgctctatttttattattttttaattatcttgaCACTTTTTCTCAGGCAAGCGCtacaaaaagaaactaaaattagtaaggaaataatttatatgtaatttaaaaatcacaaaatctaatttttttgtgATCCTGCTACTAATGATGAAAAATCAAtgtcaccaaattttatcactaatacattagttaattttttttgttttggagtcATATTCATTTCATGCATAGTTTATGGCACGTGTTCATAATATGTACAAGACCTAACGCTTCAATCTTAGCCAAAGGAGTATTGGTAACAAACTCTAAtgcaaaattatgtttattactTTGTGGTGTGTCAGGTTAGAGCGTCTAAAGTTGAAGGAGTTACACAGTCAAGCTAAGCTGATTGGAACCTTGGTAAGCTTTGGTGGGGCTTTGTTGATGACACTTTACAAAGGTCCCCAAATCAACCTATTTGATCATCCAAACACTACCCACCAGAAAATAGATGAAAGCAATTCCTATCAGGGTCAGAAACACTGGGTCACAGGGACCCTATTTTTATGCCTTGGTTGTTTGGCTTGGTCCTCCTTTTACATCTTGCAGGTAATTAATATATTCATCACATTAATTAGGCATGTGAATGAATATTTGTTTTGCTCtaatgtacaaaaaaaaatgtaattatgcaGTCCATAACAGTGAAAAGGTACCCAGCGGAACTATCACTGTCATCGTTGATATGCTTCGCGGGTGCTTTGCAAAGTGCCGTGGTTGCTCTGATTGCAGATCATAGCCCTCGGACATGGGCGATCGATTTCGACTACACGCTCTATGGCCCTCTTTATGCTGTGAGATTTCTTTAATCACTGGAAATTAAACACAAGtatcagaaagtatatatacaaGACTCACATATATTGTTGAACCAACACTGAATTAGACCCctttattatgaataaaatgGGAATCTAATTCCTTATAATTAATTGGAATCTAATCCTTAAATATTATGTCTCACTAGATATAACTAAAATAAGGGATTTTCtagtaaaataaagttaaaaaatattctcattcTAAATGAATAGTACTTAACAAAATTATACCAATTATTATGAGTCTGTTTAaccttatttttatcatatatatatatatatgataatgtCATATTGCGAAAATAACAAGTTCAGGTAATAATAGCgcgttttattaattaaatttgatagcATCAAACATCAGTTTACCTCAAAAGCAAAACATTGgaatattaaaagttattttcacGAACAATAATTACTATTCGAAATTGCAGGGAATAATGAGTTCAGGAATAGCCTATTATGTACAAGGGCTAATAATGAAAACTAGAGGCCCAGTGTTTATAACATCTTTTAATCCACTATTAATGATCATTGTTGCTACCTTGGGCTCCTTCGTTCTAGGAGAACAGCTCTACTTAAGAAGGTAACTCGTTATTCTGTAATCCTGTTTATTTGCTCATTCTTTCTGTTTAATCAATATTGTATTTTGGTTGCTGCAACAAAAATTATGTGGCAATACTTCAACATTTATTTTCatcataacaaataaattaaataaaacaccAACATTTCTTACGTatcatatatgtaattttaacaGCCTCACATTTATTTTTCGGTATTATCTTTTTTTGGTCAATATGCATATCTCCTTTATGCATTTCAACTCCAGAAGCTTAATTTAATAATGCCTTTTAAGCCTAGGAATCTGtcaaaaaattttattataaatttttacatataaaataaattaattagttcaAATACAAACACTAAATCATATGCTATGATATTGAATTAtgcttctatattttttatactaattaatactATCAAAACTATCAGCACACATGCACTCAGTGTTCtatattgtaatattatttcttgttaATTTTCTAAATGATTTATGTCTATCATTTATATCAGTATCATTGGTGCCATCATTATCGTAGCGGGTCTTTATTCAGTGGTGTGGGGTAAAGCAAAAGACTATCCAATCTTCACACCACCGTCAGCAGCAACAAAACAGCTCCCAATTAGTTCGTCACTTCATGAATAGTCGAGATTattatcaaagaaaataaaactacatAGCTCAATTGaggcaaagaaaataaaattacataaagctAGCTCAACTTATATTTGCCTGATGAGATATATAGCTGTTGAAGTGTAATTCAGTTagtcattattaattattattgggGTTGGTTTCACTGAGCACCCTATAATTAGAGTAGTTAATTGTTGTAATCAAGGTGGTGTAGTGTTAGTGATTCATATATGAATACTACTATATGACAAATTGAAATAAAGTTTTCTCTTATTCCTCTATTCTTTCTTTGAGATCTTTGCAAGTATCAAATTATGAGTGTTCTACCACCTAGAGTGTATAAATGACTTATACCTATGGACAAAAATtgtcattataaataaaaaattcgtAGATAAATATATGATAGACTTTGTCCTACGCACGTTTCTTCCGTCAACTTTGAGGGCTAATTGTCTGTCACTATAGGTTTTACCTACTATGTATAGTGTGCAagtaaaagtcattaacttctacttacatctcctaactgtaggtaaaagtctttaATATATACCTATCATCTTCAACTGTAGGTAAATATGTTTAACATGAACACCTCTAATAAGAAGACAATTCTAGGGTGCCAATTTGAGAGCCTAACTAGAAAGGCTATGACCTGTTTGGTAACTAGGGATGCACCTTGGCATTGCAATCTGCCCTCCTTAACCTTGCCTTGCTATAACATGAGTGTCCAAGTACtatttttccttaaattatTACTAGCTGGAAGCTTACCAATCATCTTATACGGACACACTTTGCATAGAATCAATATTAGAGAATCACAAGCCAGAAGCATATCTTTTATTACATTAGAAAGCGCAAGTGTACAAGAGAAACAGAGAAAATCCTAGCTAATGAACACCATAATAAACTCTACTACTAGTCGCACTCTTCTCATAGTTATCATTAAAGGTATTTACGTGGCCCCGCATGCAAGCCTTACCGTCACAAGCACATAAACACATTACTTCATTAATGCATCACACAATACTCTATTTGAAAATGGATCTTTTACTCTGTGCCTGCAAGAACTGCTGACCCTTCCACCTGATAGTTCATCGCATCAAATagacaaaatatatcataagaTATAAGTCTCAAAGTTCATAAATGGAGAGAGCCACACAGACAAAATAAGCAAACTAACCATGAATgcaaaaacaaatattgaaataaataataccaCTATTATGTGTAGTGGAGCTTTCCAATTTTTGCACCTAACACTCGATTTTCTTGTTAACCAAGGCCAAAAAGACCACCTAAACGAGACTTGTCAACCACTTGAGAGCCTCACCGAACTTGCTTAGATTATAATTTTGCTCTTAGGAACTTACAATGTTATTACCTCGGTGAAATTTAGTTGCAACTAGCAATCCTAGTTACATAATGGATATTCAACTCTAACTTCTTAAGCTCTAAGATTACCTTCAAAAGTGATATGaagatttaagtttaaattagtctaacccaTTCATTTTGGACACTACACCTTCCGTTTAGTGAAATTTCACTGTATGCGTGGGCTTTTTATGAACTCCTATTCTATTGTCTCTGACCTCACATTTTCCCTTGGTACCTGATGCAGTCTCAACTGACATTAACGTTATATTACTATTGGGACTGATCACTGATTCTCTGTtctaaacaaatgaaaataatattatgcaAATAGAACTGAGAGCAGCACcggtaattatatttaaactcaTGTCATCTCGTTACCTTGAAGAATGCACCCCAGATTTCCTTTTCCTCAGTATGTACTACAATAATCTTATTCTTTGGATTCTCATAACATCTCAATCCTCCAACTGCTGTAGAGTAGAAACATCCTGTATAATTTACAGAATAACAATGTCAATAGTGAGGGAATACTTACAATTCTGgggaacaaaaaagaaacagaaCATAGACAACATCAATGTAAAAATCCTCATATTATGAATTATCATCATCTTGAAGGGGAGGGAGGAAATGATCCAATTTGGGATCACTTGGAACAAATAGTTTCAAAAATTTTGAGGATTGTGATATGCtggaacaaaaggaaactcACCTTGAGGGAAAGAAGCAAGTGACTTTCCACAAGAACCTTTAAGCAATATAATTTACTTGTGATATGCTGGAACAAACAGAACATTGAATACAAACTAACAATAGCGGGGGAagatataatttactttacttgtttggtgaacaatatataaaatttggtcAAGTGAGATAACAATATAAGTACTAAGTACCAACTAATACAATatctatgcctttttatatagctttgcattaaaaaaaagtaatagaaaataatatgtatatatattgtgagtatattttattattattattaaatcataaattatgatgaatattaattttttaattttaatatcaaatatttttaataggaaataataaagattttaaaagctatataaaaagggatttttagttaattgacaacttaaaaagaagtgtaggttaaatttatatatgcattgCTTTTATCCTCCTCCATGATGTAAATCAAGTTCAATGAAACAAAGCAGCTATTtgtaatactattaattaataaataatattaaaataaaaaataaatatttttattaaaaagttgcTTTGGGGTAGATTTAGAGGGGTAATGTAGGCTTTCCAACTTTATAATATCACACATGTACATCTATTAAAGCTGGAATGCATGGGCCAGCCCAACTGTTTCAATGTTGGAATGCAAAGATGATGAAGCTTCACTCTAGCATTTTACTTGGgatcaacatgttatatttTGATGCATAAATTCATCCTTATAAAAGTATTCATCACTCTCGAACAAGAGAATATTAGGAACTACTCACTCTTTTTCATGATAAGATACATAACTTCTCCTTTTTCATGATAAAAACGTATTCATCACTCTTGAACAAGAGAATATTAGGAACTACTCACTCTTTTTCATCCATTTTGTTGAATGTTCATCTTCCTTATGAACATCGCGGCTGAGCAACCGCCGTGTGCGCTAAGCCACTGTACACGTCATTAATGACAAAATTGTGGCTAAGCGAGTGctatctcgctaagcccaagtaCCTTAGACAGATAATTTTTGTTGACTGCCTCGCGCTAAGCCGCGCTTGTCCCAGCTAATCGCTATTCGTTGCAGTAGTGGTTTGGCTAAGCGAGCCTAGTCGCTAAGCCCATATAACTTAGTCAAATTTTGGAAGTGTTGCTCGCGCTAAGCACCGCCTCCCGTGGGCCAAGCGCTATTTGTTGCGGCATGCATAAGGCTAAGCGAGTGCTTATCTTGCTAAGCCAATTATGCAGAAATTTTTTTCTGTTATCACTGGTTAAGCGCGGCCTGTTGCGCTAAGCCGGTGTGTTGTTTTTCCTAAGGCGCACTAAGTAAGCTGCATCTCGCAAGAGCACGTTgccaattttagtttttaatttcggTTTTAATTTAGATAAACTTCTGGTCTAATAAACTgatggttctttttttttattattgtaaatgGCATCTAGGAAGAGGAAGAGCACTGCTTCTAGACCCACAGCTCAGTATGATACCAGGCGATTCCAATCTTTGGAAGCTTGGAATAGATACATTGACAACATTCTCGGCTGGAATATCCTTCCAGAGAGAAATGTGAAGCTTTATCATACTGAGTTCGACGAGTTCAAGGTGGAGTTGGAGAGACGTAATCTACACAAACGCCTTGCCAACCTCCAAGATGGAAGCATAGATGTAGCTGTGGTGAAGGAGTTTTGTGCTAATCTATACAGCCCAGAGGACCAAGCTTCTAAACAAGCTAGAGTAAGAGGACATCTGATTAAGATCGATGCAGACAGACTGAATGAATTTCTTCAGACTCCAGTGGTGTTAGAGGAGGGGGAATCTTTACCCACCTACTCTAGATTTTGCAGGTTGAGGACTAACCACCAGGAGATTAAAGTTAGGCTTTGTATTCCCCGCAAGGGGTTTGTTTTGAATGCTAAGGGCTAGCCATGGAAACTTCTCAGAAAAGATCTGATGACACTGGCCTAAACATGGAGTGTCTTCTCTTACTCCAACCTAGCTCCCACATCCCACACCTCAGATTTGAATATGGATAGAGCTAGGTTGGTCTATGGCTTAGTGACTAACATGGACATGAACATCGGAGCCCTTATCTTAGGTCAGATTTCTTCTATTGCTCAGAGTAACTCCTCTAGGCTTGGATTTCTAGCCCTGATCATTGCCCTATGCAGAGCTAGAGGAGTTACCTCTAACAGTTTGACTTATGAGAGCCTGAACCTggccattaacttggcctacattaAGAAAAACTGTTGGAATATGGATGATCTAACAGTTAACTTTAGAGGGGCAAGGAAAAGGGCTTGACCAGCTGAtgttccttcttcttctactccacCAGCTCCTTCCACTTCTACTACTCCTACACCAGCTCctctaaataaattgaaaagaaataaattgggTGAGTCTAGGATctatgctctcttagaatttaagcctttgaatcctagaaaaaccaataattcttgtagccaagcctcactacaagcctctgaaagtccttctgattctatttATGTATTTCTGACTTTATGGTATGAGATGAAGCACAAAGATTAGAACTCTTGCTGGTTGTTATTGCTTAATAGCCTAAACACTtaagcttgagtgaaacagtagccgtgagactttggtttaagctactttccttgatatatgTCTTgtgcctaacttcatctaattgtatTGCATACATtatgttcttctctttgaataactgcaTGCTTTGTGAAAGGCAATTGataataacatttttgtttcatttgttatcatgtaattaatattttgtgaatcacacacctttgtacataatcactgcatgttttgtcacttggggaccagtgagttgttctttatttgcttgaggacaagcaaagttgtaaatttgggggagtttgttagtcggtcaatacgactaacttttgtgtaaaaaactGTTGTAAATTGTATACAACTCCTCCCATGTATAGTTGTTTTTGgtagtattgtaattactttttgataATTTAGGTAATAGATACTTTAGTATCttaattttgtgtatttaatgatcattccaCTTCAATTTCAGTTAAAATAGGCAAGATTGGTGAAGTGCAGATttcatgaactcgctaagccactcATCTTCTGGCTAAGCGCATTATCCGCTAAGTGTCCCATCTGATGGCTAAGTGCATGAACaattctggaagaaggatgagttgtatAGAGGCATTGAGCGAAAGACAACTCGCTAAGTGCACCGTCTTCACCTTCAGGCTGAGCGAGTGTGACTTGCGCTAAGCCAGAAGTCACTTACGTGCGCTAAGCAAGCTCATCTTCTGCTAAGCGCACGTCCGCCGACAGGATTGCCTATTTAAGTTGAAATCACAATTTCTGGGGGGAGAGTTTTTCTTGAGAGTTTTTGGCTGTGGAGAGACTAAGAGAGAGCTGTGCTTGGAGAGGAAGCCATCTTGCAGAGCTTTGGATGAGATTTTGAgagattgtgaggtttctagaggtagaggagacatccccactacttgtattttttCTATCTTTCATCTTTGTTCTCATtattgtaaaggaagcttccctgctatggagagctaaatcctcagttggttcttcctatggggtacttgatgtaaatactttcatatctatctaatgatgttttatgtgttcactaTGCTATCAGTACTTAATTCTAGTGTgcctttgccttgatcacgcacatgcatgcttagttagggtcactcaacattgggaaatggtttgatccttagaacctgataggacagggctagcttATCGTATTTTCACGAGACATCGGGGTATGGTAACCTAGTTTTTCTTATGttatgtcttaatgcggttctggttaagtttagtccaacaagagggatctgaggatgacgcTTGATTaagattaggctaaacatgcacgagacatcgaggtttagtagtccaggagacaacatagaacacatgaacattgtTAGGCAAAGAACATCCTTAATAACATCAGTCATccagtaggaagaccaacacatttttttatctgtCTTCACACACCACTACTTATGTGATTTacttttgaatagtttagtttGCATACTTGTCCATACCACACACCAAACTTTCATCCGAAGACACTTATTTACTGAACCAcaactttaccaagtaaaacaagttccccaagagttcgatactcggtattcacttaccgttttatactacttgcacgatccggtgcacttgctggCCGACGAGCACCCCCTCAACAATAAAATCAAGAAATATAAAACTCATTTAAAAGGACCATTGGGTTTTTAACTGGTTAAAGAACAAAGCTGGGTTATAACCACAAACTTTTTTCATTGCCTACTCAATGAATGTGAGGGAGAATGAATTATCCtttgaaaattgatttataGTTAAGCTTTAGTTGCCCCTTATTACCTTAAATAAACAAAGCCTGTGGTAACTATGAATTCACAAAGGTATCACAattaaagaaattcaaatacTTCAAGGATTGCAGACAATGTGGTCACAACTAAAAAATTGCAGAGCTAAAAACTTCTAACTAAATGCTTAGGTGTAACATAAATgggaaaatcaaaattttgatacTTACTGGGTATAGTTCAAAATCAATATCTGGCCCAATGTTTAATATGTTCAGAACCTCAGCTTTTGCCAAGTCATCCTATTTAACACTTGTCAAGAACTCATTGATGCTCTCTCTTGTTTGAACAGAGGCAGCAGTGTCAACCAAATAATCATAAACCTGCTAGATATACAACACATTCATCTACCAATAAAACTTACAAGTATTCCTatttattagaaaaaccaaatctAACCTTGTATTCAGACTATGCTACTTTGGCAATAACTCTTGTTGGATCCTTTGAAGCTCCTTTAGCTCGTAAGAAATCAAGGACCTCAAAATTTGTGAGTGCACCAACATTGCCCTCTAAGCTTTGACATAGCTATTAAACATCAATCATATCCcaatataaaagagaaaggtTGAATTGAAATTagtgtattaattttgaaaacaaacaaaaatattagaaGCATACATTTCATCTGTAAGACACCAGAGTGAGAGAAAAGGCAGTAACAAAACAAGAGAGTGTCtcctttgcttctacaataaaGCCAACCCAGTACACAAACAGACAATTATAGAATTAAATTCCcagttttcacaaaatataacaaatcacACTGCTAATACAGCTTAAACACACATAATTGGGTTGGGGTGGAcatcaaaagcaaaaaaattgagTTGGGTGTGTTTTCccctacaaagaaaaataacaatgttaaaaaattagaacaatgcatttaatttgagcaaccaaacaagaataaaatagtGAAGACAGAAACTAGTTGTGAAGCTTCTAGCGGTTTGAATTGTGAGTCCAAAGAATGTTCTGGTTTAGCCTTGGAAAAACTGGAATCAGCAACAGGCTTTGCATTGCTATGTTGAGTTAATCCAACCACTGCCTTCATTCATGTGATTATCAATGTTTACTGCACTCACTTCTTGACCTTCTAGTTTATGATTCTTGacatcaagaaaaataaaatgcttgATTACAATCAACATCCCTGTAATTTAAGTGTGAAATAACTACTATCTTCCTTTCATTTCCATAAATTATCATGAAATTCATCTTTCTCCATTCCTTTTAATACatgttaaaatcaaaagataaagattaaactagcctataagatttaaaagataaattcacTAGAAATTACCCTTACCTTTCATTAAGTTATCATGTATTAGTCATGAGAGTGAgcactaa
The genomic region above belongs to Glycine max cultivar Williams 82 chromosome 14, Glycine_max_v4.0, whole genome shotgun sequence and contains:
- the LOC100812238 gene encoding LOW QUALITY PROTEIN: WAT1-related protein At4g08290 (The sequence of the model RefSeq protein was modified relative to this genomic sequence to represent the inferred CDS: substituted 1 base at 1 genomic stop codon), giving the protein MILEKMCGANMLNQAKPYLLIVGLQFGMAGTFIIIKATLDHGMSRFVLTVYRNAIAAIMLAPWCKSFXLNVRPKMTMSVFMQILALGFLEPVIDQSFTCLGMQYTSASFASAIMNAVPSVTFVLAVILRLERLKLKELHSQAKLIGTLVSFGGALLMTLYKGPQINLFDHPNTTHQKIDESNSYQGQKHWVTGTLFLCLGCLAWSSFYILQSITVKRYPAELSLSSLICFAGALQSAVVALIADHSPRTWAIDFDYTLYGPLYAGIMSSGIAYYVQGLIMKTRGPVFITSFNPLLMIIVATLGSFVLGEQLYLRSIIGAIIIVAGLYSVVWGKAKDYPIFTPPSAATKQLPISSSLHE